The Danio rerio strain Tuebingen ecotype United States chromosome 1, GRCz12tu, whole genome shotgun sequence genome includes a region encoding these proteins:
- the ebpl gene encoding emopamil-binding protein-like (The RefSeq protein has 1 substitution compared to this genomic sequence) translates to MAEFDQQHDEPALFTKVTVYSLLACVAQFAVGFAFAQKWGHKCSAVDRWVLVWLFYDAIVHFTLEGPFVYMSLVGNVASSDNLLAELWKEYGKADERWLYSDPTIVSLELLTVVLDGSLALLLVYAIIKDKHYRHFVQITLCVCELYGGWMTFCPDWLMGSPNLNTSNWLYLWVYLVFFNGIWVLVPALLLWQSWKDLERHHQHPEKKNR, encoded by the exons ATGGCAGAATTCGACCAACAGCATGATGAACCTGCACTCTTCACTAAAGTAACTGTTTATTCTCTGCTCGCCTGTGTGGCTCAGTTTGCTGTCGGCTTTGCCTTCGCTCAAAAATGGGGCCATAAATGTTCAGCGGTTGACCGGTGGGTCCTCGTGTGGTTATTTTACGACGCAATAGTTCATTTTACTCTG GAAGGACCATTCGTCTACATGTCGCTTGTTGGAAATGTGGCGTCCTCAGACAACCTGCTGGCAGAGTTAT GGAAAGAATATGGCAAGGCAGATGAGCGATGGCTATATTCAGACCCGACTATCGTTTCTCTAGAGCTTCTGACTGTGGTTTTAGACGGTTCATTGGCCCTACTTCTGGTCTACGCCATCATTAAAGACAAACACTACAG GCACTTTGTTCAGATCACACTCTGTGTTTGTGAGCTGTATGGAGGCTGGATGACCTTCTGTCCAGACTGGCTGATGGGAAGCCCAAACCTAAACACTAGCAACTGGCTGTACCTGTGGGTCTACCTAGTGTTTTTCAATGGCATCTGGGTGCTGGTGCCTGCACTCCTGCTCTGGCAGTCATGGAAGGATCTAGAAAGACTCCATCAGCATCCCGAGAAGAAGAACAGATGA
- the arl11 gene encoding ADP-ribosylation factor-like protein 11, with the protein MGAIKSKRFKKPPQVLIMGLDSAGKSTLMYRQLHGVIMQTSPTVGFNVATLQLNKKTSLTVWDIGGQDTMRPNWKYYLEGCKVLVFVVDSSDYARIGEAQKALKKILHDEHLKGVPLMVLANKKDLPNTMTIREVSTKLDLDTYTDRQWEIQACSAVKGLGLQQAFLSIAKLLQKA; encoded by the coding sequence ATGGGCGCCATCAAGTCCAAACGGTTTAAAAAGCCTCCTCAGGTGCTCATCATGGGCTTGGATTCAGCAGGAAAATCTACTTTAATGTACAGGCAGCTGCACGGGGTCATCATGCAGACCTCGCCCACCGTGGGCTTCAATGTGGCGACCCTCCAGCTGAACAAGAAGACCTCCCTGACCGTGTGGGACATTGGAGGGCAGGACACCATGAGGCCCAACTGGAAGTACTACCTGGAGGGATGCAAAGTGCTAGTGTTCGTGGTGGACAGCAGTGATTACGCCAGGATCGGAGAAGCTCAGAAAGCCCTCAAGAAGATCCTGCACGATGAGCATCTTAAAGGGGTTCCCCTGATGGTGCTGGCCAACAAAAAGGACCTGCCGAACACCATGACTATCAGAGAGGTGTCCACCAAGCTGGATTTGGACACTTACACGGATCGCCAATGGGAGATTCAAGCCTGCAGCGCTGTGAAGGGTCTGGGTCTCCAACAAGCCTTTCTGTCTATAGCTAAACTACTGCAGAAAGCATGA
- the rcbtb1 gene encoding RCC1 and BTB domain-containing protein 1 (The RefSeq protein has 1 substitution compared to this genomic sequence), with protein MVDVSKWPLFTLLSAQELSSIRQACIFGASANEAIYITHDDEVYVLGLNCSNCLGTGDSQSTIAPKKLDCLSGKKLISLSYGSGPHVLLVTEDGELYAWGHNGYSQLGNGTTNQGVSPILVSTNLQGKRVTEVSCGSHHSLALTHEGEVFAWGYNNCGQVGSGSTANQPTPRKVSNCLQNKVIVNIACGQTSSMAVTDNGEVYGWGYNGNGQLGLGNNGNQLTPCRLIALQGFCVLQIASGYAHSLALTDEGLLYAWGANTYGQLGTGNKSNQLSPVQVMTEKERIVEIAACHSTHTSAAKTQSGQVYMWGQCRGQAIVLPHLTHFASTDDVFACFATPSVMWRMLSMEHDDFLTVAQSLKKEFDNPETSDLEFSIDGKYIHVHKAVLKIRCEHFRSMFQSHWNEDMKEVIEIDQFSYPVYRSFLEFLYTDSVDLPPEDAIGLLDLATSYCENRLKKLCQHIIKRGITVENAFSLLSAAIRYDAEDLEEFCFKFCVNHLTEVTQTAAFWQIDGNMLKEFICRASHCGAFKN; from the exons ATGGTGGATGTGAGTAAGTGGCCTCTCTTCACCCTCTTGAGTGCACAGGAGCTCTCCTCTATTCGACAGGCATGCATCTTTGGCGCGTCTGCGAATGAGGCCATCTACATCACCCACGATGATGAA GTGTACGTGTtgggtttgaactgcagtaaCTGTCTGGGCACTGGAGACAGTCAGAGCACCATCGCTCCAAAAAAGCTGGACTGCCTGAGTGGGAAGAAGCTGATCAGTTTGAGCTATGGCAGCGGACCTCATGTTTTGCTGGTCACTGAAG acggGGAGTTGTATGCATGGGGGCATAATGGATACAGTCAGTTGGGCAATGGGACGACCAATCAAGGTGTATCTCCTATTTTGGTGTCTACAAATCTGCAGGGCAAGAGGGTGACTGAGGTGTCTTGTGGTTCACACCACTCTTTGGCTCTGACCCATGAGGGTGAG GTGTTCGCATGGGGCTACAATAACTGTGGTCAGGTGGGTTCAGGGTCCACTGCCAACCAGCCTACACCACGAAAAGTCTCCAACTGTCTGCAGAACAAAGTGATTGTTAATATAGCCTGTGGACAGACCTCATCAATGGCTGTGACGGATAATGGTGAG gtttaCGGCTGGGGTTACAATGGTAATGGCCAGCTGGGGTTGGGCAACAATGGGAACCAGCTCACGCCATGCCGTTTGATTGCACTACAAGGCTTCTGTGTGCTGCAG ATTGCATCAGGTTATGCTCATTCGCTAGCACTGACCGATGAGGGCCTGCTGTATGCATGGGGTGCAAACACTTATGGCCAGCTGGGCACTGGCAACAAGAGTAACCAGCTCAGCCCTGTACAGGTCATGACTGAGAAAGAAAG GATTGTGGAGATCGCCGCCTGTCACTCCACGCACACCTCTGCGGCGAAAACCCAGAGCGGTCAGGTGTATATGTGGGGACAGTGTCGCGGTCAGGCCATTGTGCTGCCACACCTCACACACTTCGCCAGCACGGACGACGTATTTGCCTGCTTTGCCACACCATCTGTAATGTGGCGGATGCTGTCCATGG AGCATGATGATTTCTTGACTGTGGCCCAGTCCCTTAAAAAGGAGTTTGATAATCCAGAGACCTCTGACCTTAAGTTCAGCATTGATGGGAAGTACATCCATGTCCATAAAGCTGTTCTCAAAATCAG GTGTGAGCACTTCAGATCAATGTTTCAGTCACACTGGAATGAAGATATGAAGGAGGTGATTGAGATCGATCAGTTCTCGTACCCGGTGTACCGCTCTTTCCTGGAGTTCCTCTACACTGACAGTGTTGATCTTCCTCCTGAGGACGCCATCG GACTTCTGGACTTGGCAACCTCATACTGTGAAAACAGGCTGAAGAAGTTGTGCCAGCACATCATCAAGAGAGGCATCACGGTGGAGAACGCCTTCTCTCTGCTGTCTGCTGCCATCAGATATGATGCCGAG GATCTAGAGGAGTTCTGTTTTAAATTCTGTGTCAACCACTTGACCGAGGTCACGCAGACAGCTGCGTTCTGGCAGATCGACGGCAACATGCTGAAGGAGTTTATCTGCAGAGCCAGCCACTGTGGAGCCTTCAAAAACTGA
- the rcbtb1 gene encoding RCC1 and BTB domain-containing protein 1 isoform X1, protein MVDVSKWPLFTLLSAQELSSIRQACIFGASANEAIYITHDDEVYVLGLNCSNCLGTGDSQSTIAPKKLDCLSGKKLISLSYGSGPHVLLVTEDGELYAWGHNGYSQLGNGTTNQGVSPILVSTNLQGKRVTEVSCGSHHSLALTHEGEVFAWGYNNCGQVGSGSTANQPTPRKVSNCLQNKVIVNIACGQTSSMAVTDNGEVYGWGYNGNGQLGLGNNGNQLTPCRLIALQGFCVLQIASGYAHSLALTDEGLLYAWGANTYGQLGTGNKSNQLSPVQVMTEKERIVEIAACHSTHTSAAKTQSGQVYMWGQCRGQAIVLPHLTHFASTDDVFACFATPSVMWRMLSMEHDDFLTVAQSLKKEFDNPETSDLKFSIDGKYIHVHKAVLKIRCEHFRSMFQSHWNEDMKEVIEIDQFSYPVYRSFLEFLYTDSVDLPPEDAIGLLDLATSYCENRLKKLCQHIIKRGITVENAFSLLSAAIRYDAEDLEEFCFKFCVNHLTEVTQTAAFWQIDGNMLKEFICRASHCGAFKN, encoded by the exons ATGGTGGATGTGAGTAAGTGGCCTCTCTTCACCCTCTTGAGTGCACAGGAGCTCTCCTCTATTCGACAGGCATGCATCTTTGGCGCGTCTGCGAATGAGGCCATCTACATCACCCACGATGATGAA GTGTACGTGTtgggtttgaactgcagtaaCTGTCTGGGCACTGGAGACAGTCAGAGCACCATCGCTCCAAAAAAGCTGGACTGCCTGAGTGGGAAGAAGCTGATCAGTTTGAGCTATGGCAGCGGACCTCATGTTTTGCTGGTCACTGAAG acggGGAGTTGTATGCATGGGGGCATAATGGATACAGTCAGTTGGGCAATGGGACGACCAATCAAGGTGTATCTCCTATTTTGGTGTCTACAAATCTGCAGGGCAAGAGGGTGACTGAGGTGTCTTGTGGTTCACACCACTCTTTGGCTCTGACCCATGAGGGTGAG GTGTTCGCATGGGGCTACAATAACTGTGGTCAGGTGGGTTCAGGGTCCACTGCCAACCAGCCTACACCACGAAAAGTCTCCAACTGTCTGCAGAACAAAGTGATTGTTAATATAGCCTGTGGACAGACCTCATCAATGGCTGTGACGGATAATGGTGAG gtttaCGGCTGGGGTTACAATGGTAATGGCCAGCTGGGGTTGGGCAACAATGGGAACCAGCTCACGCCATGCCGTTTGATTGCACTACAAGGCTTCTGTGTGCTGCAG ATTGCATCAGGTTATGCTCATTCGCTAGCACTGACCGATGAGGGCCTGCTGTATGCATGGGGTGCAAACACTTATGGCCAGCTGGGCACTGGCAACAAGAGTAACCAGCTCAGCCCTGTACAGGTCATGACTGAGAAAGAAAG GATTGTGGAGATCGCCGCCTGTCACTCCACGCACACCTCTGCGGCGAAAACCCAGAGCGGTCAGGTGTATATGTGGGGACAGTGTCGCGGTCAGGCCATTGTGCTGCCACACCTCACACACTTCGCCAGCACGGACGACGTATTTGCCTGCTTTGCCACACCATCTGTAATGTGGCGGATGCTGTCCATGG AGCATGATGATTTCTTGACTGTGGCCCAGTCCCTTAAAAAGGAGTTTGATAATCCAGAGACCTCTGACCTTAAGTTCAGCATTGATGGGAAGTACATCCATGTCCATAAAGCTGTTCTCAAAATCAG GTGTGAGCACTTCAGATCAATGTTTCAGTCACACTGGAATGAAGATATGAAGGAGGTGATTGAGATCGATCAGTTCTCGTACCCGGTGTACCGCTCTTTCCTGGAGTTCCTCTACACTGACAGTGTTGATCTTCCTCCTGAGGACGCCATCG GACTTCTGGACTTGGCAACCTCATACTGTGAAAACAGGCTGAAGAAGTTGTGCCAGCACATCATCAAGAGAGGCATCACGGTGGAGAACGCCTTCTCTCTGCTGTCTGCTGCCATCAGATATGATGCCGAG GATCTAGAGGAGTTCTGTTTTAAATTCTGTGTCAACCACTTGACCGAGGTCACGCAGACAGCTGCGTTCTGGCAGATCGACGGCAACATGCTGAAGGAGTTTATCTGCAGAGCCAGCCACTGTGGAGCCTTCAAAAACTGA